The genomic region GGCCGGCGCATGCTCCAGTCCAGGCACGGACAGGCAAACTTGCGGCGCAGGGTCGTTAAATCCTGCACTTCTATTCCCAAACCGAGAAACAACGCCTCGCCCGTCTCACTCAAGCGATACGCCTGCTCGTCGGTTGCCACCAGCCAACCGCCCTCGATCAAACGGTCATGCAGCAACACCGCCAGCGTCCCGGCCATGTGGTCATAGCAAGTGCGGGCGAATTGCAGGCGATCCGGAGTGTGCGCCTTGAACGTCGGCGCGGCGTTCTGGCCAATCACCATCAGCGCTTCCAGCGCTTGCGCCACGCGCTGATCGGCCAGGCTGTAATAACGATGGCGGCCCTGCACATGCAGGCGTACCAGCGCCAAGTCCTTGAGTTTCGCCAGGTGCACACTGGCGGTCGAGGCGCTGACTTCGGCGATCGTCGCCAGCTCGGTGCTGGTGCGGGCGTGGCCGTCCATCAGCGAACAGAGGATTTTCGTCCGCGCCGGCTCGGCGATGGCGGCGGCCACTTGGGAAACGCCGATGTCTTGATGTTCTGCGTGCATAGTTCGCTCCCGGACGAATCATCGTCGTTGCGCAGTGGAGATAGTAGCAACACTTTCCCCGCCAACAAGGATGCAAACCATGAACCCGATCAGCGCGGCAACGCATGCCGATCCTTATCCCTACTACGCCGAACTGCGCGCAGCAGGTGGACTGACGTTTTATCCGGATCTGAAACTGTGGGTCGCCAGCAGCGCCCGTGCGGTGTGTGCGGTGTTGGCCCACGCTGATTGCCGGGTGCGTCCGGCGCAGGAGCCCGTACCCAAGGCGATTGCCGGAAGCATGGCCGGCAAAGTCTTTGGCCAACTGATGCGCATGAATGACGGTGAACGCCAGCGCTGTCCGCGTTCGGCCATCGAGCCTGAGCTGGCAGCGCTCGACCTTGAGGCGGTTAACACGTTGGTCGCCGCACGGCTGATCACAGCGGATGCCGACGGTGTGTACAAGGCAATGTTTCGTGGCCCGGTGTGCGTGGTCTCGGCGCTTCTGGGATTCACGCCGGCGCAGGCGCGGGCCGTCAGTGAGCTGACGGCTGACTTCGTCGCCTGCCTGTCGCCGTTGAGCAATGACCTGCAACTGGCCGCAGCGGATGCAGCGGCCGAACAACTGCGCGGCTACTTCATCGAGCTGCTCGCCGAACCCGCCAGCGACTTCCTCGGCGCGATCCAACAGCGTTTTGCCGGCGATGGAGAAACCCTGATCGCCAACCTGATCGGCCTCTGTTCGCAGACGTTCGAAGCCTGCGCCGGCCTGATCGGTAACACGCTGTTGGCGTTACGTCGTCAGCCGGCGTTGCGCGGCGAATCCATCGAAGCATTGCTTGGCGAAGTCCAGCGCTTCGACCCGCCGGTGCAGAACACCCGGCGCTTTGTCTCCGCGTCCTGTGAGATTGCTGGTGTGCGGGTCGAAGCAGGTGATGTGATTCTGGTTTTACTGGCCTCCGCCAATCGTGATCCGGCGCTTAACGCACAGCCTGAGCAGTTTCTGGTGCAGCGCGAGAACCGCCCCAGTTTCAGTTTCGGCAGTGGTCGGCACGAGTGTCCGGGGCAAGCGTTGGCGATGAGTATTGCCGGGGCGACGGTGCGGGAAGTACTCAAAAACGGCACCGATCTGAATCGCCTGAACTGGCACTACAGGCCTTCGCTCAATGGGCGCATTCCAGTGTTCAGCGACGTGGGCGCCTGATAGTCCGTCTTCGCGAGCAGGCTCGCTCCCACAGGGTTATGGGGTGTACACACTGTTGTGATCAACTCGAACAATGTGGGAGCGAGCCTGCTCGCGAAGAGGCCAGCCCAGTCACTGCAAATGCTGGCTCAAGCCGCCCACTGCAAAATCAACCAGCTGTTAGCGCCACTGATCACCACAAACAACCCCCACGCCAACACCCGGGTTGGCCAGCGATTCACAAACGGCCCCATCAGCTTTTTATCATTGGTCATGCGGATCAAGGGGTACAGGGCGAACGGCAACTGCAGGCTCAAAACCACCTGACTCAACACCAGCAACTTGCCAATCGCGTTATCGCCCATCAGCCACACGCCAATAAACGCCGGAATCAACGCCAGTCCGCGAGTGATCAAACGTCGCTGCCAGCACGGAATCCGCAGGTTCAGGTAACCCTCCATGATCACTTGGCCGGCGATGGTACCGGTGAAGGTCGAACTCTGCCCCGATGCGAGCAAGGCCACGCCGAACAACACACTGGCCAACGCGCCGCCCACCAGCGGATCGAGCAAGTGATAGGCGTCCTGAATGTCCACCACATCGGTGTGCCCGGACTGGTGAAACGCCGCCGCAGCGAGAATCAGGATCGCCGCATTGACCAGCAACGCCAGGGCCAGCGAACCGATGGTGTCGATGCGCGCCAGTTTTACCGCGTCCTGCTTGCTTGCGAGGTCCTTGCCGATCATCCGCGTCTGCACGATCGAGGTGTGCAGATAGAGGTTATGCGGCATAACTGTCGCGCCGAGAATACCGATCGCCAGGTACAACGGCGCCGCCTCGCCAATCGCCGCCAGTGACGGTTTGAAACCCTGGGCGACATCCGGCCAGTAGGGTTTGATTAGCAGCAGTTCAACGAAGAAACACACGCCGATGGTCGCGACCAGCACCAACATGATCGCTTCCAGTCTGCGGAAACCGCGATTCTGCAGGGCCAGCACCAGCAAGGTGTCGAACGCGGTCAGGGCGATGCCGAAGGTCAGCGAACAGCCGAGCAACAAGTGAAAGGCCAGCGCACAACCAAGCACTTCAGCCAGATCCGTAGCGATGATCGAGATTTCCGCCAGCACCCACTGCAAGCGCGCAGTCGGCGTGCTGTAGCGCTCGCGGGACAGTTGCGCCAGATCGCGCCCGGTGGCGATGCCCAGTCGCGAGCACAAGCACTGCACGACCATGCCCGCCAGACTCGCCAGCAACACCACAAACAACAGGCTGTAACCGAAGCGTGAACCGGCCTCGATGGCGGTGGCCCAGTTGCCCGGATCCATGTAGCCGATCGACACCAGCAAACCGGGGCCGGCGAAACGCAGCACGCGTTTGAAGAACGAGGCGTTAGGGTCAACCGCAACACTGCCAGCCACTTCCGGCGGGCAAAACGGCGCGGTGGCGATTTTGGGCAAGCTGAATTTCACGCACACATCCAGAAACAAGTCGGAAAGACGCAGCTTAGACGTTTCAGCCGAAGCCTAGAAGATCAAAAAAATCTATCGACTCCCCCCCAACAACTGCTCGCGCAGCTCAGGATTGCGCGTGCGCGGATCAAGCCAGATATCAAAAAACGCCCGGGCAAACAGCGGATCATCAATTTCATGCTGCAACTGCTGGCCGACAAAGAACCGCGCACCCTGCCCCGGCAGATACACCCCGGTAATCCGCGTGCCGGCCTGCACATCGACAAACGATTGCTGCATCTGTACCTGCCAACCGGCCAATTGCGCCGGACTGACGCGAGTACCGGCCAGGCGTTTGATTTCATCGACGCTGGCCTTGACCAGATCGTCGCGGGAAATGTTACGGCGGTAAATCAACTCCAGCGCAAACGGCTGACCGTCGACCAAGGGCCGCGCGGCACTCCACAGGCGCGCGTTATAGACATCGAAACCGAACACGCTGAAATCACCAGTGCCGATGATTTGCGCGCCGGGCACCGCGTCCTGCCAATTGGCCCAGGTTGGCGTCAGCAACAGCGCCCACAAGCCGATGCCGCAGCATCCGCGCAACACCTTCGGTGTTCTGTTCATCGCGGTATCGACTCCGGCAAGCCCTGATAGTCAGAGCATAGTCGGATATTGCCCCAGGCACTTTGTATACAAAATCTGAGCACATAGGCAGCAATCGCCGATCGACAATGCTAACGTGGCAAACCTTCAACGGATGGAGACTCCTGCGTGCTGATCCTCAAACTGCTGCTGATTCCCGGTTTTCTGCTGCTGATTTCCCTGGCGGGCAAACGCTGGGGGCCGAGCGTGGCCGGGTGGCTGTCGGGGTTGCCGGTGGTGGTCGGGCCGATTCTGTTTTTCCTCGCCATCGAGCAGGGTCCGGCGTTTGCCGCGCAGTCGGCGGTGGCGGCGTTATCGGCGA from Pseudomonas tensinigenes harbors:
- a CDS encoding ArsR/SmtB family transcription factor yields the protein MHAEHQDIGVSQVAAAIAEPARTKILCSLMDGHARTSTELATIAEVSASTASVHLAKLKDLALVRLHVQGRHRYYSLADQRVAQALEALMVIGQNAAPTFKAHTPDRLQFARTCYDHMAGTLAVLLHDRLIEGGWLVATDEQAYRLSETGEALFLGLGIEVQDLTTLRRKFACPCLDWSMRRPHLGGSLGAALLQTALKRKWVTQDLDSRALALTAAGRKEISARFGVEWPVDGQIKRSQPSAAPTGVAYTR
- a CDS encoding cytochrome P450, which codes for MNPISAATHADPYPYYAELRAAGGLTFYPDLKLWVASSARAVCAVLAHADCRVRPAQEPVPKAIAGSMAGKVFGQLMRMNDGERQRCPRSAIEPELAALDLEAVNTLVAARLITADADGVYKAMFRGPVCVVSALLGFTPAQARAVSELTADFVACLSPLSNDLQLAAADAAAEQLRGYFIELLAEPASDFLGAIQQRFAGDGETLIANLIGLCSQTFEACAGLIGNTLLALRRQPALRGESIEALLGEVQRFDPPVQNTRRFVSASCEIAGVRVEAGDVILVLLASANRDPALNAQPEQFLVQRENRPSFSFGSGRHECPGQALAMSIAGATVREVLKNGTDLNRLNWHYRPSLNGRIPVFSDVGA
- a CDS encoding Nramp family divalent metal transporter, encoding MKFSLPKIATAPFCPPEVAGSVAVDPNASFFKRVLRFAGPGLLVSIGYMDPGNWATAIEAGSRFGYSLLFVVLLASLAGMVVQCLCSRLGIATGRDLAQLSRERYSTPTARLQWVLAEISIIATDLAEVLGCALAFHLLLGCSLTFGIALTAFDTLLVLALQNRGFRRLEAIMLVLVATIGVCFFVELLLIKPYWPDVAQGFKPSLAAIGEAAPLYLAIGILGATVMPHNLYLHTSIVQTRMIGKDLASKQDAVKLARIDTIGSLALALLVNAAILILAAAAFHQSGHTDVVDIQDAYHLLDPLVGGALASVLFGVALLASGQSSTFTGTIAGQVIMEGYLNLRIPCWQRRLITRGLALIPAFIGVWLMGDNAIGKLLVLSQVVLSLQLPFALYPLIRMTNDKKLMGPFVNRWPTRVLAWGLFVVISGANSWLILQWAA
- a CDS encoding chalcone isomerase family protein, which translates into the protein MNRTPKVLRGCCGIGLWALLLTPTWANWQDAVPGAQIIGTGDFSVFGFDVYNARLWSAARPLVDGQPFALELIYRRNISRDDLVKASVDEIKRLAGTRVSPAQLAGWQVQMQQSFVDVQAGTRITGVYLPGQGARFFVGQQLQHEIDDPLFARAFFDIWLDPRTRNPELREQLLGGSR